A window of Citrus sinensis cultivar Valencia sweet orange chromosome 7, DVS_A1.0, whole genome shotgun sequence contains these coding sequences:
- the LOC127903757 gene encoding putative leucine-rich repeat receptor-like protein kinase At2g19210 has product MHKILICFYISVTGFISLDCGSPKDSNYTDSLTGLNYTSDSAFIGTGISKSISPEFKTEDLNQQLWNVRSFPEGKRNCYNVKLPRAKNNKHLIRARLMYGNCDARNVTPQFDLHLQANFWVSVKLENADNIISEEIIHVPSSNYLQACLVNTGLGTPFISALEIRSLNNTIDKTKSCSLHLFSRLDIASTTKQMVRYQDDAYYDRIWMPFNLENWGKISTSLTIDDGFYIDLRPPEVVMRTAATPANASEPLEFYLITDDTLEFNFYFYFAELTKLQPNESREFNISFNGKHIYGPLSLEYLYSLAIFSVLPTMSGGDV; this is encoded by the exons ATGCATAAGATTTTGATCTGTTTCTATATTTCTGTCACGGGATTCATTAGCTTAGATTGTGGATCACCGAAAGATTCTAACTACACTGATTCACTAACGGGCTTAAATTACACTTCGGATTCTGCATTCATAGGCACAGGCATAAGCAAGAGCATTTCACCTGAATTCAAAACAGAGGACCTCAACCAACAGCTATGGAATGTCAGAAGCTTTcctgaaggaaaaagaaactgTTACAATGTGAAACTTCCAAGAGCCAAAAATAACAAGCACTTGATCAGAGCAAGACTTATGTATGGAAATTGTGATGCTCGAAATGTAACACCGCAATTTGACTTGCATTTACAAGCTAATTTTTGGGTCTCAGTGAAGCTGGAAAATGCGGACAACATCATATCAGAAGAAATCATACATGTTCCATCATCCAATTATTTACAAGCCTGTCTTGTGAATACTGGCTTGGGGACTCCTTTCATATCAGCATTAGAAATAAGGTCTTTGAATAATACCATTGACAAGACTAAGTCCTGTTCACTTCATCTCTTTTCGCGGCTTGATATTGCTTCAACAACTAAACAAATGGTCAG GTACCAAGATGATGCTTATTACGATCGTATCTGGATGCCTTTTAACTTGGAGAATTGGGGCAAGATAAGCACTTCATTAACAATTGATGATGGTTTTTACATTGACCTTCGACCACCTGAAGTTGTCATGAGGACAGCTGCCACGCCGGCAAATGCCAGTGAGCccttagaattttatttgataactGACGACACTCTCGAATTTAATTTCTACTTTTACTTTGCCGAACTTACAAAGCTCCAACCCAATGAGTCCAGAGAGTTCAACATTTCTTTCAATGGGAAGCATATCTACGGGCCATTGTCACTTGAATACTTATACTCATTGGCTATTTTCAGTGTGTTGCCAACGATGAGTGGAGGAGATGTTTGA
- the LOC107176598 gene encoding uncharacterized protein LOC107176598, giving the protein MSNRKRKLIVDEGDEESRDSGLNVSIPTDFLGPSSSVGHSHGRDTLEYPRPLVVSPSPELELVENRGGHASGSGENHSFSGVGIPERAGDGEGSSSGPSGPAQKRNLGHMVEADSYPIDFIACATTPTDLFKLRNLYNIPNEVLLVVPGKGDVPSRPPKGYVTMHLESFRLGARLPLQRYFAKILGGMHLAPGQLHPNGWRVLSAMFVLWERCGSEESSLVEGLIGGLEDRPLLQVETALLNAPTCQDLLSPTSLVDSGLVDLAAGMDNTILSAMSRERGRAPSSSSNPPPPPKKTSVGPSKALVPALPPPPPRKSGGEKTSDKSPEVSF; this is encoded by the exons ATGTCAAACCGGAAAAGAAAGTTAATTGTTGATGAGGGTGATGAAGAATCAAGGGATTCAGGCCTCAACGTCTCAATACCCACCGATTTCTTAGGTCCCTCCAGTAGTGTAGGTCATTCCCATGGCAGGGATACCCTTGAGTACCCACGCCCCTTGGTTGTCTCTCCCTCCCCCGAACTAGAGCTTGTAGAGAATAGAGGTGGACATGCGTCGGGCTCTGGTGAGAACCACAGCTTTAGTGGGGTTGGGATCCCTGAAAGAGCTGGTGATGGTGAGGGGAGCAGTTCCGGACCGAGCGGACCTGCTCAGAAAAGGAATCTTGGCCATATGGTGGAGGCTGATTCCTACCCTATTGATTTCATAGCTTGTGCCACCACCCCCACTGATCTATTTAAGCTTAGGAACCTCTACAACATCCCCAATGAGGTTCTTCTTGTAGTTCCTGGAAAAGGTGATGTCCCTAGTCGGCCTCCGAAAGGGTATGTGACGATGCATTTGGAGAGTTTCAGACTAGGAGCTCGGCTGCCCCTTCAACGTTATTTTGCCAAGATACTGGGCGGTATGCACCTGGCCCCAGGTCAGCTACACCCAAATGGGTGGAGGGTTCTCTCGGCAATGTTTGTGTTGTGGGAGAGGTGCGGGTCGGAGGAGTCTTCCCTTGTTGAA GGTTTGATCGGGGGGCTTGAAGATCGACCTTTGCTTCAGGTGGAAACTGCTCTGTTGAACGCGCCTACCTGCCAAGACCTCCTGTCACCAACAAGCCTGGTCGATTCAGGCCTAGTGGACCTAGCCGCTGGAATGGATAACACGATCCTCAGCGCGATGAGCAGGGAGCGTGGTCGGGCTCCAAGTAGCTCCAGCAACCCCCCTCCTCCTCCAAAGAAGACCAGCGTCGGCCCTTCCAAGGCTCTTGTCCCTGCTCTGCCCCCTCCCCCACCCCGTAAGAGTGGTGGGGAGAAAACTTCTGACAAGAGTCCTGAGGTCAGCTTCTAG
- the LOC112497254 gene encoding LRR receptor-like serine/threonine-protein kinase IOS1 translates to MEIFENFLFALLGGFALVALVHAQNQSGFISIDCGAENTTYTDTKTGIKYISDTTFVDTGISKSVALAYQLESLHQPLWNLRSFPEGKRNCYNVKLAKDVRYLIRASFTHGDYDGKGTVPEFDLHLGPNKWESVILGNVSTIIVKEIIHVISSNSTQVCLVNTGSGTPFISTLEFRPLPNNTYITQSGSLNTFIRMDVLSITNQVVRYPDDVYDRSWAPYAYPQWQQITTPRTIDEDGYNDYQLPSIVMRSAATPKNKSEPLLIDLVHEDSTSKFYMYMHFAELEELQANQSRQFNISFNGNHLYGPVVPSYRHTTTAYTTSALTGEKLQFSIHKTENSTLPPILNAIEFYLVQDFSQSETEQADVDAIMNIKSLYKRKDWQGDPCAPQAFLWNGLGCSYNDNDPPRITSLNLSSRGLTGGIPPYLSNLTVIEHLDLSNNSLTGPVPEFLSKLQYLRVLNLTGNMLTGPLPTELVERSKNGSLSLSVDLCSSYPCKENNKKKNNFVVPVIASFASLLVVTLAVSAIYWRHKRLRKGEKNDDSSLIDGSLETKKRRFTYAEITKITNDFETILGEGSFGKVYHGYLDDNTEVAVKMLSPSSRQGYEQFEAEVILLRTVHHKNLTTLYGYCNEGNQIGLIYEYMANGSLEEYLSDSNADVLSWEGRLRIATEAAQGLEYLHLGCKPPRVHRDIKPANILLNDQFQARLADFGLSKTFPIEGVSHLSTGVAGTFGYLDPEYCQTFRLTEKSDVYSFGVVLLEITTSRPAIANTEEHKHISQWVDFMLAQGDIKNIVDPKLHGDIDVNSAWKAVEIAMGCVSHSSTPRPNMNRVVMELKECLAMETARKEGHRFGSGDQSGRMMTLNLTSELAPLAR, encoded by the exons ATGGAGATCTTTGAGAATTTTCTCTTCGCATTACTTGGAGGTTTTGCTCTTGTAGCTCTGGTTCACGCTCAGAATCAATCAG GGTTCATTAGCATAGATTGTGGGGCTGAAAACACAACGTACACAGATACAAAAACAGGCATAAAGTACATTTCGGATACAACTTTCGTGGATACCGGCATAAGCAAGAGTGTAGCACTCGCATACCAACTAGAGAGTCTTCATCAACCTCTATGGAATCTCAGAAGCTTTcctgaaggaaaaagaaactgTTACAATGTAAAACTTGCGAAAGACGTTAGATATTTGATCAGAGCAAGCTTCACGCATGGAGATTATGATGGCAAAGGTACGGTACCAGAGTTTGATTTGCATCTTGGACCAAATAAATGGGAGTCTGTGATCTTGGGAAATGTCTCAACTATCATTGTTAAGGAAATTATTCATGTCATCTCCTCCAATAGTACACAAGTTTGTCTTGTGAATACTGGTTCGGGGACGCCTTTCATATCAACATTAGAATTTAGGCCCCTGCCTAATAACACTTACATTACCCAATCCGGATCACTCAACACCTTTATAAGGATGGATGTTCTTTCAATTACCAATCAAGTAGTCAG GTATCCGGATGATGTGTATGATCGAAGCTGGGCGCCATATGCTTACCCTCAGTGGCAACAAATAACTACCCCACGTACCATTGATGAGGATGGGTACAATGACTATCAGCTGCCATCAATTGTCATGAGGAGTGCTGCTACGCCTAAAAATAAGAGCGAGCCTTTACTAATCGACTTGGTCCATGAGGATTCCacctcaaaattttatatgtacATGCACTTTGCTGAACTTGAAGAGCTTCAAGCCAACCAGTCCAGGCAATTCAACATTTCTTTCAATGGAAACCACTTGTATGGACCTGTTGTTCCAAGTTATCGGCACACAACCACTGCGTACACTACTTCCGCGTTGACTGGAGAAAAGTTGCAATTTTCCATCCATAAAACCGAAAACTCAACCCTGCCGCCAATACTCAAtgcaattgaattttatttggtaCAAGATTTCTCACAATCAGAGACAGAGCAAGCAGATG TTGATGCTATCATGAATATCAAGTCGTtgtacaaaagaaaagacTGGCAAGGAGATCCTTGTGCCCCTCAGGCATTTTTGTGGAATGGCCTTGGTTGCAGCTATAATGATAATGATCCTCCTAGAATCACTTCCCT GAATTTATCCTCAAGGGGATTGACTGGGGGGATCCCTCCTTATTTATCAAATCTCACAGTGATAGAACATTT GGACTTATCAAACAATAGTTTGACTGGACCAGTGCCAGAGTTTCTATCTAAACTCCAATACTTGAGGGTCTT GAACTTAACAGGAAATATGCTGACAGGCCCGTTGCCAACAGAACTTGTTGAGAGATCAAAAAATGGTTCATTGTCCTTAAG TGTGGACCTTTGCTCATCATATCCTTGCAAGgagaataataagaagaagaacaattttGTTGTCCCAGTAATAGCGTCATTTGCTTCATTATTGGTCGTCACTTTAGCTGTATCAGCTATCTATTGGAGACATAAAAGACTAAGAAAAG GGGAAAAGAACGATGATTCCAGCTTAATAGATGGATCATTGGAGACAAAGAAGCGGCGATTTACATATGCTGAGATTACAAAAATTACCAATGACTTTGAAACAATCCTCGGCGAGGGAAGTTTTGGAAAAGTTTACCATGGCTACTTGGATGATAACACTGAAGTTGCTGTGAAAATGCTCTCTCCATCTTCTCGTCAAGGATACGAGCAGTTTGAAGCAGAG gTAATACTTCTACGGACAGTTCATCACAAAAATTTGACAACGCTCTACGGCTATTGTAACGAAGGAAACCAAATTGGTCTCATCTACGAGTACATGGCCAATGGGAGCTTAGAGGAGTATTTATCAG ATAGCAATGCGGACGTGTTGAGTTGGGAAGGAAGACTTCGTATAGCAACGGAGGCAGCACAAG GATTGGAGTATCTACACCTGGGCTGTAAGCCGCCCCGAGTACACAGAGATATCAAGCCAGcaaacattttattaaatgatcAATTCCAAGCCAGATTAGCCGATTTCGGGCTGTCAAAAACTTTTCCAATTGAAGGTGTCTCTCATCTATCAACAGGCGTTGCTGGGACATTTGGGTACCTTGACCCTGA GTATTGTCAAACATTTAGGTTAACTGAGAAAAGCGATGTGTACAGCTTTGGAGTTGTTCTTTTGGAGATAACCACAAGCCGGCCAGCAATTGCAAATACTGAAGAGCATAAACACATAAGTCAATGGGTAGATTTCATGCTTGCACAAGGTGACATTAAAAACATTGTTGATCCAAAGTTACATGGGGATATTGACGTCAATTCTGCCTGGAAAGCTGTTGAAATAGCAATGGGTTGTGTCTCTCATTCTTCCACTCCAAGGCCAAACATGAATCGGGTAGTGATGGAATTAAAGGAGTGTCTAGCAATGGAGACAGCTAGAAAGGAGGGCCATCGCTTCGGTTCAGGAGATCAGAGTGGAAGGATGATGACTCTAAATCTAACTTCTGAACTAGCTCCTCTGGCTAGGTAG
- the LOC102627014 gene encoding LRR receptor-like serine/threonine-protein kinase IOS1 yields the protein MLMKMLKIFLLALLGSLPLANVIHAQDQTGFISLDCGLPKDSNYTETTTGINYISDDAFVETGIGKSILQEFQTGQQKQMRRVRSFPDGIRNCYRFNLTKGSRYLIRTNFMYGNYDEKNSVPGFDMFIGPNKWLSVTFENNASFVAIGEIIHILPSDYLHICLVNTGLGTPFISALELRPLFENSTYKAQSGSLNLFTRLDVASTTNLTIRYNDDVHDRSWFPYNSANWARINTSLTVDAESHNSYQPPAVVMNTAGTPKNASQSMDFYLETEDPSIQFYVYMHFAEVQILQANQSRQFNISLNGEHWYGPFSPNYLLTTTVFSPTALIGGNYSFSLYKTGNSTLPPIINAIEVYSVKEFLQLQTEQIDVDAITNIKATYGLKKNWQGDPCAPLAYLWDGLNCSYGDSSSPRITYLNLSSSGLKGGITSYVSNLTSLQFLDLSNNNLTGSVPDFLSKLPLRTLNLQGNKLNGSVPVELLERSKNGSLSLSVGGNPGLCSKISCKKRKNNVVVPVVASVAGSVFLLAAALAIFFVLKRKRQVGKVKRESKNKIDSFEAKSRHLSYSDVVKITNNFERTLGKGGFGTVYYGRLNEIDVAVKMLSSSSAQGFQQFQAEVKLLMRVHHRNLTSLVGHCDEDNQTALIYEFMANGNLQEYLSDISKKVLSWQERLRIAVESAQGLEYLHNGCKPPIVHRDVKSTNILLNEKLQAKLADFGLSKSFATDANTHVSTVVAGTPGYLDPEYYTSNRLTEKSDVYSFGVVILEIITCKPAISRINEEEKIHIRQWVNSLIAKGDIKSIVDPRLQEDFDANSVWKAVELAMACLSPTGNQRPTMSQVVMELSECLAAEMARANSGRGFHSKGSIDHLMMSMNLGTELNPRAR from the exons ATGTTgatgaaaatgttgaaaattttcCTCCTTGCGCTGCTTGGTAGTTTGCCTCTTGCAAATGTAATTCATGCCCAGGATCAAACAG GATTCATTAGTCTAGATTGTGGTTTACCTAAAGATTCTAACTACACGGAAACAACAACTGGCATAAATTACATTTCTGATGATGCCTTTGTCGAAACTGGAATTGGTAAGAGTATATTACAGGAATTCCAAACCGGCCAGCAAAAGCAAATGCGGCGAGTCCGAAGCTTCCCTGATGGTATCAGAAACTGCTACAGATTCAATCTCACAAAAGGCAGTAGATATTTAATCAGGACAAATTTTATGTACGGTAACTATGATGAGAAAAATTCTGTACCAGGATTTGACATGTTTATCGGGCCTAATAAATGGTTATCAGTAACATTTGAGAATAATGCATCATTTGTTGCAATAGGGGAGATCATTCATATCCTACCATCAGATTATTTACACATCTGTCTCGTGAATACCGGTTTAGGGACTCCTTTCATTTCCGCATTAGAATTAAGGCCATTGTTTGAAAATTCCACTTATAAAGCACAATCTGGATCTTTGAATCTCTTCACAAGATTGGATGTTGCTTCAACAACAAATTTGACAATCAG GTACAATGATGATGTTCATGATCGCAGTTGGTTTCCATATAATTCAGCTAATTGGGCAAGGATAAACACTTCGCTCACTGTGGATGCTGAAAGCCACAATAGTTATCAACCACCGGCTGTTGTCATGAATACTGCTGGAACGCCGAAAAATGCTAGCCAGTCCATGGATTTTTACCTGGAAACTGAGGATCCATCGATTCAATTTTATGTCTACATGCACTTTGCTGAAGTTCAGATTCTCCAAGCTAACCAGTCAAGACAATTCAACATTTCTTTGAACGGAGAGCATTGGTATGGACCTTTTAGTCCTAATTACTTGTTAACAACAACAGTGTTTAGTCCAACAGCCTTGATTGGAGGAAATTATTCGTTTTCGCTCTATAAAACGGGAAATTCTACTCTTCCTCCCATCATCAACGCCATTGAAGTTTACTCAGTCAAAGAATTCTTGCAGCTACAAACAGAGCAAATAgatg ttgatgCTATTACAAATATCAAAGCAACGTATGGATTGAAGAAAAATTGGCAAGGTGATCCATGTGCCCCACTAGCTTACTTGTGGGATGGTCTTAATTGCAGCTATGGTGACTCTAGTTCACCAAGAATCACATACTT GAACTTATCCTCAAGTGGATTGAAGGGGGGCATAACTTCTTACGTATCTAATCTCACATCACTCCAGTTTTT GGACTTGTCGAACAATAATTTGACAGGATCAGTACCTGATTTTCTATCTAAGCTACCACTGAGGACTCT AAATTTGCAAGGAAACAAGCTGAACGGTTCAGTTCCAGTTGAGCTACTCGAAAGATCAAAGAATGGATCACTTTCATTAAG CGTTGGCGGAAATCCAGGCCTTTGTTCAAAGATTTCATGCAAAAAGAGGAAGAACAATGTTGTGGTTCCCGTGGTAGCGTCAGTTGCTGGTTCAGTTTTCCTCTTAGCAGCGGCATTAGCAATCTTTTTTGTCCTCAAAAGAAAGAGACAAG TTGGGAAAGTGAAGAGagaatccaaaaataaaatagactCATTTGAGGCAAAAAGTCGACACCTCTCGTACTCCGACGTCgtgaaaattacaaataatttcGAGAGGACTCTTGGGAAAGGAGGATTCGGAACAGTCTATTATGGCCGCTTAAATGAAATTGATGTGGCTGTTAAGATGCTCTCTTCATCATCTGCTCAAGGGTTTCAGCAATTTCAAGCTGAG GTCAAACTCCTCATGAGAGTTCATCATAGAAATTTGACATCCCTGGTTGGGCACTGCGATGAGGATAACCAAACGGCGCTCATTTATGAATTCATGGCCAATGGAAATCTACAAGAATATTTATCAG ATATTAGCAAAAAAGTCTTGAGTTGGCAAGAGAGACTTCGAATAGCAGTGGAGTCAGCACAAG GTTTGGAATATTTGCACAATGGTTGCAAGCCACCAATAGTCCACAGAGATGTGAAGtcaacaaacatattattaaatgagaAGTTACAGGCTAAGTTAGCTGATTTTGGGCTGTCAAAGTCTTTTGCAACCGACGCCAACACTCATGTCTCCACCGTTGTTGCTGGCACTCCAGGCTACCTTGACCCCGA GTATTATACATCAAATAGGTTGACGGAAAAGAGTGATGTATATAGCTTTGGGGTTGTTATTCTTGAGATAATAACTTGTAAGCCAGCGATTTCAAGAATCAACGAAGAAGAGAAGATTCACATTCGTCAATGGGTCAATTCCTTGATAGCCAAAGGTGATATCAAAAGCATTGTTGATCCAAGATTACAAGAAGATTTTGACGCCAATTCTGTCTGGAAAGCTGTGGAATTAGCAATGGCTTGTTTATCTCCAACTGGTAATCAAAGGCCAACCATGAGTCAAGTTGTAATGGAATTAAGTGAGTGTTTGGCAGCGGAGATGGCTAGGGCAAATTCAGGCCGTGGTTTTCATTCAAAAGGCTCCATTGATCATTTGATGATGTCCATGAATCTTGGCACCGAATTAAATCCCCGAGCTAGATAA
- the LOC102626730 gene encoding putative leucine-rich repeat receptor-like protein kinase At2g19210, with the protein MEKLRSFRYALLSCLTLGVLIQAQDQSGFISIDCGIPASSGYNDEITGIKYISDETFIDTGTSKSIAPEFQSNALERQFNHIRSFPEGTKNCYTLNPAQGQNYKYLLRARFMYANYDGRNNVPQFDLFVGDIIWDTIKLDNASSIMTTEIIHVPPRKNIYVYLVNTGLGTPFISSLELRLLKNSTYETQSLAESLWLLRRYDFGSITNKSVRYKDDIYDRLWMPKNYPGWKKLSTSLPIDAENPNAFRPAPAVMSTAVTSENVSENFLIVFWEPTDPASQYYVYMHFCEVEVLLANQTREFNITQNGKFYIGPIVPTYLYTTTALSSVPVSGARIEYIINATERSTLQPILNAMEIYMVKNSSQLLTDEDDVDALRNIKSTYGVKRNWQGDPCVPKNYWWDGLNCSYEDNNPSRIISLNLSSSGLTGEISPYFANLTAIEFLDLSNNSLSGTFPEFLSKLPSLRALNLKRNKLTGSLPADLVERSNNGSLTLSVDGNTSTTCSSESCKKKKHKFVVPVVVSVAAFSTVLFALAIFCGLRRRNKRVGQKVEMEFENRNDSFAPKSRQFAYSEIQKITNNFERVLGKGGFGEVYHGSLDDNQQVAVKMLSSSSAQGYKEFHAEVKLLMRVHHRNLTALIGYCIEGNNMGLIYEYMASGTLDQYLKGKKEHMLNWVERLQIAVDSAQGLEYLHYGCKPPIVHRDVKSSNILLNEKLQAKIADFGLSRIFSIESGDQISTAVAGTPGYLDPEYYVLNWLNEKSDVYSFGVVLLEIITGRRPVISRAEDDTTHISQWVNSMLAEGDIRNIVDPSLQGNFDNNSAWKAVELALACASHTSSERPTMTDVLMELKECLSLEIVRNEGHEKGHRDPRRMVTLNLDTESSPSAR; encoded by the exons CATAGATTGTGGGATACCGGCTTCTTCTGGTTACAACGATGAGATTACAGGCATCAAGTACATTTCAGATGAAACCTTCATCGATACAGGAACATCAAAGAGCATAGCACCTGAATTTCAGTCCAACGCACTTGAACGACAATTTAATCACATCCGAAGTTTTCCTGAAGGTACAAAAAACTGTTACACTCTAAATCCTGCCCAAGGACAAAACTACAAGTATTTGCTCAGAGCCCGTTTCATGTATGCAAATTATGATGGCCGAAATAATGTGCcacaatttgatttgtttgtcGGAGACATAATCTGGGATACGATAAAATTGGATAATGCTTCAAGTATTATGACCACAGAGATCATACACGTCCCTCCAAGAAAAAACATTTATGTTTATCTTGTTAATACTGGCCTTGGAACACCTTTCATTTCATCACTTGAGCTcaggcttttgaaaaattctaCCTATGAGACTCAATCTCTGGCTGAATCACTTTGGTTGCTCAGAAGATACGATTTCGGTTCCATAACTAATAAATCAGTCAG GTACAAGGATGATATATATGATCGCTTATGGATGCCTAAGAACTACCCTGGCTGGAAAAAATTAAGCACATCGCTACCCATTGATGCTGAAAATCCCAATGCCTTTAGACCGGCACCAGCTGTGATGAGTACAGCTGTCACATCGGAGAATGTTAGCGAAAATTTTTTGATCGTTTTCTGGGAGCCTACGGATCCCGCTTCGCAATATTATGTATACATGCACTTCTGTGAAGTAGAGGTCTTATTAGCAAACCAGACGCGAGAATTCAACATCACTCAGAATGGCAAGTTTTACATTGGGCCTATTGTTCCTACTTACTTGTACACAACAACTGCCTTAAGCTCAGTGCCTGTGAGCGGCGCAAGAATCGAGTATATAATCAATGCAACTGAGAGATCAACTCTTCAACCCATTCTGAATGCCATGGAGATCTATATGGTCAAAAATTCCTCGCAATTGCTAACGGATGAAGATGATG TTGATGCTTTAAGGAATATAAAATCAACATACGGAGTTAAAAGAAATTGGCAAGGAGATCCGTGCGTTCCGAAAAATTACTGGTGGGATGGTCTTAATTGCAGTTATGAGGATAACAATCCTTCTCGAATCATATCCCT GAACTTATCTTCAAGTGGACTGACCGGAGAGATATCTCCATACTTTGCCAATCTCACAGCAATAGAGTTTCT GGATTTATCGAACAATAGTTTAAGCGGAACCTTCCCTGAATTTTTATCTAAACTGCCGTCTTTGAGAGCGCT aaacttaaaaagaaacaagCTTACAGGTTCTCTTCCAGCTGACCTCGTGGAAAGGTCAAACAACGGGTCGCTGACATTGAG TGTGGACGGCAATACAAGCACAACTTGTTCATCCGAATCAtgcaaaaagaagaagcacaAGTTTGTTGTTCCTGTAGTAGTATCAGTTGCTGCGTTTTCTACTGTCTTATTTGCATTGGCAATCTTTTGCGGTCTTAGAAGGAGAAACAAACGAG TTGGCCAAAAGGTGGAAATGGAATTTGAAAACAGAAATGATTCTTTTGCACCGAAAAGTCGGCAATTTGCATATTCTGAAATCCAGAAGATTACAAACAATTTTGAGAGGGTCCTTGGCAAAGGAGGATTTGGAGAAGTTTACCATGGCTCTTTGGATGACAATCAACAAGTAGCTGTTAAAATGCTTTCTTCTTCGTCAGCGCAAGGTTACAAGGAGTTTCATGCAGAG GTTAAACTTCTGATGAGAGTTCATCATAGAAACTTGACAGCCCTTATTGGTTATTGCATTGAAGGCAACAACATGGGGCTCATTTACGAGTACATGGCCAGTGGAACCCTGGATCAATATCTGAAAG GCAAGAAAGAGCATATGTTGAATTGGGTGGAGAGATTGCAAATAGCAGTTGATTCTGCTCAAG GATTGGAGTATCTTCACTATGGTTGTAAGCCGCCCATAGTGCACAGAGATGTGAAATCATCCAATATcttattgaatgaaaaattacaGGCCAAGATAGCTGATTTTGGCCTTTCCCggattttttcaattgaaagcGGTGACCAGATATCTACAGCTGTTGCTGGAACCCCTGGTTACCTTGACCCTGA GTACTATGTGCTCAATTGGCTAAATGAGAAAAGTGACGTGTACAGCTTTGGGGTTGTTCTTCTAGAAATAATCACAGGCCGTCGGCCAGTGATATCAAGGGCAGAGGATGACACTACGCACATAAGTCAATGGGTTAATTCCATGCTTGCCGAGGGAGATATCAGAAACATTGTTGATCCAAGTTTACAGGGCAATTTTGACAACAATTCCGCCTGGAAAGCTGTTGAACTAGCACTAGCTTGTGCATCTCATACTTCCTCTGAAAGGCCAACAATGACAGACGTTTTGATGGAATTAAAAGAGTGTTTGTCATTAGAAATTGTTCGGAATGAAGGGCATGAAAAAGGACATAGAGATCCAAGAAGAATGGTCACACTTAATCTGGATACTGAGTCTTCTCCTTCAGCAAGATAG